DNA from Opitutus sp. ER46:
CGCACGCTCGAGCGTTTCGCCGGCGGTCGCAGCGGCACCCGCACCCAACCCGGTCCCGTCGTCAACGGCTTCGCCTTCGTCGAATGCGAGCCGCTCACCGGCCGCACGCACCAGCTCCGCGTCCACCTCGCCGCTGCCGGCGCGCCGATCCTCAACGATCCGTTCTACGGCGCGCCCGAGGTGCAGCTCCTGCTCTCCAACCTGAAGCGCGGGTACAAGGGCCGCGAGGATGAGAAGCCGCTCGTTGGCCGGCTCGCGCTGCACGCGAGCGAGCTCACGCTCAACCACCCGGTCACACGCGCGCCGGTCACGTTGCACGCGCCACTGCCGCACGAGTTCGAAATCGCACTGAAGTACCTGCGCAAATTCGCCCAGGTCGCGCCGCGACGCGCCTAGGCCGCCGCTCGGCGGATCGATGGCTACGGTGTTGCCGGCTTGCCCCAGAGCCGGCGCTGCATCTCGACGAACTTGCCGACGATCGGCCCCTGGTTCGGATGCCGCCCGCCGGTGATGCGCTGCCGCGCGCCGATCCACACTTCCTTCACGGCGCGGCGCTCCAGCCCAAACACGAGACTGGCCAACAGCGTCTCCGGATCCGCGCCCGCGATCGAGGGATCGTAGAGGTTCACCGTGAAGAAGTCCGCCGGCCGGCCAACCTCCAGCGCGCCGCCGGTCGCGCCCAGGCTGCGCGCGCCGGTCACCGTCGCCGCGGTGAAGAGAGTGCGCGCCGCGTCGGCAGCCACCACCGGACGGCGTCCCTGCGCCACCCGCAAGCCGTACTCCAGCGCCCGGGCTTCGCGCAAAAGATCGACCTGCCCCTGGCTTTCGGAGCCCAGCACCACGCCGGCGCCCGCGGCCAAGAGGGCTTCGACCGGCGCCGCGGCCAGCGCGAGGTTCTGCTCCGACAACGGGCACACGCCCACCGCCGCTCGCGCCGTGCCGAGCAGCTTGCTGTCCTCGGCGCTGAGTTGGTTGCCGTGCAGCACGGTCAGTCGCTTGTCGATGAGCCCGTGCTCCGCGAGCACCGCCACCGGCCCGCGGCCGTACTCCGCGACACAGGCCGCGACGTCCTCCGCGCTCCGGGCCACGCGGGTCTGCACCCGCAGCCGCTGGGCGTGCGCGTACGTGCCGATCGCCTTGAACGCGTCGACCGGCACCCGCGCAAGGCTCTCCGGCGCGACCCCGATCCACGCCTCATCCGCCGGCAGGCTGCCCGCCACCGCCGCCCGCAACGCCTCCGTCTCGCGCAGGAATGCATCGATGGAGGCTGCGCGCACACGCGCCGGCGCGGTCTCCGGCGCTTGCCCATGCCCGCCGCGCAGGGTCGCGACATTGAACAGCGCAATCCGGATGCCGGCTTCGCGTGCCGCGCGAAGCACCTGGTCCGCCACGAGGTGCGGCTCCGGCCACGCCGTGCCATCCGGCCGATTCTGCAGCTCGTGGAACTCGCCCACGCAGGTGATGCCCGCGAGCAGCATCTCGGTGAAAACCATCCGCGCGGTCTCGAAGATATCCTCCGGCGTCAGCCGCTGGGCCAGCGCCGTCGCCGCCTCCCGAGCCCCGGCAATCGGCTCGACGTTACGCGCGACTTGCTCGGTCCGCCCACGAAGCGCCCGCTGCCAGCTGATCGAGTGCACGTTCACCAGACCGGGCATCGCGGCCTGGCCGGGCAGCCGGCGCGCCGCCGCGAGATCCGCCGGCTCGCGCGAGAAGCGCGTGATCCGACCCAGCGGATCGGCAAAGAACGCGAGCCCTTCCTCGAACGTGTCGCCCGTGTACACCAGGTCGGGCAGCCAGCCCGTCTCCCCGGCGTGCGCGCCTGCCGCCGGTCGCGCCGGCGCCGGCGCGGCGGGCGCCGCGGGCTCGAACTGACGCGTGTACGAGGTGGGCGGGAGAAAGGGCTTCTTCGAAGGGGGTGGCACGGGTCCGCCATCATGCGCCCGTCCCCACCCCCAGCGGAAGCCCGAATCTCGGGCCAAGACACACCCTCGCCTTGAACCCCCTCTTGCCCCCACTCTTTCTCTTACTCTTACTCTTACTCTTTCTCTTACTCTTCCTCCGTCCGCCCCTCCACCCGACTACCCACCCACCAACGCCCGAACGTTCTGAGAGTAAGAGGAAGAGTAAGAGAAAGACCGCCCCGACCGCCCGAGAGAACCACTCCTACCGGCGGGTGCGGCACGTTCACTTTCACCCTCACAATCACTCCACCGGCCACTCTCACACTTCACCGACCACTCTCACTTTCACTCTCACTCCTCACTTTACCGATGTCCTCCAAACCTACCGAATTCGTCGGCGTCACCGTCCTCGCCAAGGCCAACGTTTACTTCGACGGCAACGTCATCAGCCACACCGTCCTGTTCAAGGACGACACCAAGAAGACGCTCGGGCTCATCCGGCCCGGCACCTACCACTTCAACACCGGCGCCCCGGAGCGGATGGAGATCGTCGCGGGCGAGTGCACGGTGACGATCGACGGCGCCAGCGACGTGAAGTCGTACGGCCCGGGTACCTATTTCGACGTCCCCGGCAAGAGCGGCTTCTCGATCAGCGTGACGTCCGGACTTTGCGAATACGTCTGCTCGTTCCTGCCGGTCTGAGTCTTCGCCTTGGCCGGTGACGGCCTGTACGTCACCGGCCCCACGTCCCCGCCCGCGGCCGTCCCCCACGGTCGCACGTCCCGTTTTCCGTTCCATGCGCCTGCTTTGTCTTCCCCTTCTGGCCGCGCTCCTCGTCGCCGACGTCAACGCGAGCCCCGCGCGCGCGACGGCCCCGGACACCCCGCCGCTCGCCCCCGGACTCTACGCCGAGATCGGCACGCCCCGCGGCGCGATCGTGTGCGCATTGTTCTTCCGCGAGGCGCCGCTGACCGTCGCCAACTTCGTCGGGCTCGCCGAAGGCACGCTTGGCCCCGCCCCGCGCAAGCCGTTCTTCGACGGGCTCACCTTCCACCGCGTCGTTCCCGACTTCATCATCCAGGGCGGCGACC
Protein-coding regions in this window:
- a CDS encoding amidohydrolase family protein; its protein translation is MPPPSKKPFLPPTSYTRQFEPAAPAAPAPARPAAGAHAGETGWLPDLVYTGDTFEEGLAFFADPLGRITRFSREPADLAAARRLPGQAAMPGLVNVHSISWQRALRGRTEQVARNVEPIAGAREAATALAQRLTPEDIFETARMVFTEMLLAGITCVGEFHELQNRPDGTAWPEPHLVADQVLRAAREAGIRIALFNVATLRGGHGQAPETAPARVRAASIDAFLRETEALRAAVAGSLPADEAWIGVAPESLARVPVDAFKAIGTYAHAQRLRVQTRVARSAEDVAACVAEYGRGPVAVLAEHGLIDKRLTVLHGNQLSAEDSKLLGTARAAVGVCPLSEQNLALAAAPVEALLAAGAGVVLGSESQGQVDLLREARALEYGLRVAQGRRPVVAADAARTLFTAATVTGARSLGATGGALEVGRPADFFTVNLYDPSIAGADPETLLASLVFGLERRAVKEVWIGARQRITGGRHPNQGPIVGKFVEMQRRLWGKPATP
- a CDS encoding pyrimidine/purine nucleoside phosphorylase, coding for MSSKPTEFVGVTVLAKANVYFDGNVISHTVLFKDDTKKTLGLIRPGTYHFNTGAPERMEIVAGECTVTIDGASDVKSYGPGTYFDVPGKSGFSISVTSGLCEYVCSFLPV